One Aegilops tauschii subsp. strangulata cultivar AL8/78 chromosome 2, Aet v6.0, whole genome shotgun sequence genomic window, CATGCACACCGGCATACGCATGTGCTCGCCCGCCGGAACTCCGGGGAGGAGAGACCGGAAAGAAGTGAAGGACTCCGGAACCGTGGGCTGAGCTGGTCAGTGGTCAGGGAGGGAACAGTCGAGTCCCGTGCATGGGAGAGCCGTTGATTTAATTTGGAGATCCGATGCCATGCAATGCATTGATTGTTTGATACGGCTGGTAGTTGGTTACGTCTTTCTCTAACCACATGAAAGCACACTGTTCTGGTTAGACTCCACCATCCCATGCTTTTGCATTTTATTTTCAAGTTAAAATCTATTTTATCTTTTAAACCAAAGTACAATTTATGACCCGTTTGCATATTTGTGTTTATGACAACGAGAACTTTAATATGAGACCAATTTTTAATATATTCAACAATTTTAAAATTGAAGCTCTGAAACATGGTAAACAGTGTTAAATTAATAAGAATTAGTTTGATACACATTGGTACACAACGTAAAATTATGATACGAAACATGGCGAGCCATAGTGAAACAGTAATACATTTTTAAGAAATAGAAtgaaatattttttattatttcacaTGTAATTAAAAAATTATGAAACAAGTTTGAGGATGGTTATTTAGTTGTTTAAAAGTTAATTTCTAAAAATATATTCAATATTAGTCTTGTTTTAAAAATCTTGTAAGGAAAAAATACAATTGTGCAAACAGAACGTAAATCAAAATTTTACTTCAACATACATAAGGTGTCTATTTATTTGAATGAAACTGAGTGGGTAGACAAAACACTGAGAATGTTAGTAGGCCCACACAGTAATAAAAGAGGAGATGGATGCATGCATGGGAGGTCCCGTGCATGGTAGAAAATCCTCTCACAGGGACAGTCGCTTTCTTCCAATCGGTGTGCTTCtagctgcatgcatgcatgcatgcaggatCCACGTCACTGAAATAAAAGATGAGGGGAACTCGCTGCAACTTGACACGCCTctcgccttcttcttcttctagtacgGGGTAGCATTGTTTATCGCCCTACCAGATCATGGAAATGATCTTCCCGGGGCCCTAAAAGGGAATGTGGTAGACGCACAGCCAGATCGTTGGGTCGTTCGAATTTGAAACGGTGCGTGGCGTGTGGCAACTCGAGAGAGCTTAGGCTGTTCGCGCGGTGACACTGGAACCAACGGGAACTTTTGTTCTACGTACGTACTCACAGTGATGTGGACTAGACAAGCACAAGTTGCATCTCTAATGAATCATGAGACTAGCTAGTAatcatgttactactctatgttactacctctatagtggggagtaacatatgtgtgataacatgcaacacttcatttattaggttatagactcatattgcctTAATTTTTTAGAGAAAATGCCACAGTccgactttataaataaagccatcAGGCAGAGTCAACACAGACCAAACGGACCAGCACATAGAACAAGCAGAGTATCAACCCAAATAACACAAGAGGATAGTCTAAGTACATGGCTCCCAGGCCAGTACACGGCACGTAGGCCGGAGGTAGAAAAGCTGACGGAGGCGAGGccacatgcctctctttcttcattgtgtgatgttactcatactattagtaactagctatgttacaaCATGCCTCTTTTTTTTCATTTATTGCTTACCACATCGTCTATTTTATTTAGATATGTGTGATATTACTAGCTAGCAAGCCGATCGAGTCTGACCCTGACACGGCCGAAGCCCGTGGCCGTCCGCCTCCCCGAGACGCTTCGCGTCGCGCCCACCACGGCTGGCGGCGGCACATGGGTGGGGCTGGGGCACGACGGCGGCCTCCCGCAACGGCGACGGCTTAACCACGGACGCCCGCTCGATTCGTCGACCATGTGCCGGGCGCCGGGGCACGGCGTTCGGTGGCACCTGGGCAGGCGCCGCGTCATATTCGTATCGAATCTTGTGGTGCCCCGCGGATCGCGGAGTGTGCGGTCGGTCGGTGCGGGCGCCGGCGACCGTTTTACCGGCAACGACGACGCGACGAGGCGAGAGGGCCTTCTTTACGGTCCTCGGTGGTGGTGCTCCCGGCGGCACGTTTGGCCATCGTAAAGACTCCGCTCTTGAGTTTCGTGGGCACACGGCTGTACTGGGTTGGAAAATCAGCCGCAGCTAGCAGTAGGAAGTGTCACTGCAAGCTCGCCCGAGTGGACGCGTACGTACGTGGCCATGATGATGACGGAAAGCTACAACTCCGGCAAGGATATACCGTACACGTATAGCCCCGCCCTGCTGCAGACAGCGCCGGGTCATATGCACGAGCACACAAGGGCCTCGTCACTGGCCTCACCGGATAACAAACTACAAAAAAAGGTTGCTTCCTCCTTCCATTTTCTCAGCACTGTGTCAGCGTGTCGTGGTCAAGTCGACCTTTACCTCGCACCGCTCCTTCCATGTGCAGTTAAACAGTCAGCTTGACATGGAAATGACTTCGCCCCGGCGGCGACCCCAGCTGTGTGGCGGCACGGCGGTGCCTTGCTTTCCACATTGGAAATACCCAATTCAGAAAGCTCGCAAAGGCCTTTGGGCCGCTTATTTTTCTGCTTCCAGGTCAGCTTCTTGGTTTGGAGAAGCAGTAGCTAGAAGAACACAAGTGCGGAGTGTGGCTTGGCTCACAACTTCAACTCAACCTCAGTGTATGTTTTTCGACAGAAGATGAATTTTATTGGCTCCGAAGGAAGCATTACGTGAACACAAACACAACAAGTATACACCGTTTTGTATTTTTTGTGTTTTCCCCTATTTGTGCATGAAATTACTCCCATTTTGCAACTGCAGACCCTACACCCTAGCCCGAGTGAACAGTCCGCCCGTCTCTCTCTAGTCAACTCAAGTCACAGTCTCAGACCGCAATAACGGAAAAGAACTGAATTCCAACTCTTCTTTTTTTGTGGGACTGGATTCCAACTCCATAGAGATTCTGCACATAGTTGATTCTCTAGGCAGTTTCTCATAATCTGCATATGAAAAGAACTGACCTCTACTGCGGTTGTGGCTCATTTCTTCATCCTATAGCGGTTTTTGAGACTTCACTGCACCGTTTTGCATGAATCTAGCAACTCGTTAGTACTTGAAAGCTTTGGAAAACAGCATAAAATCCATAAACACGGACAATAAATACAACTTGCATTGCAATACTTTTAAATAAATATGATTATTTGCATCCTGTGAAAACAATTACAAATAAATTTATGCGAAAAAATCATGTAATTCGTAGAAATTCATTTTGTACCTCATTTCTCTCGAATCTTTAGTATCTCATGGGCTATGAGCGAATTATTATTTTTCTTCTAATTGTCCTCCCATCCCAAATCAATTTCCTCTGTCCCAAAAAAAGGGACTAGTGTCCTTTTTGTGGCGATCATTTTAGTACCGCTCGGTGTGTACAAAATGTGGTTCAATGCAAAGTATAAGCAGACATATATCTAGGGTTTTAAGCATTTGCAGAGCGACTCATGGCACATGTTATACACACGCACAAAATAAAAATAGACATAGTAGGAGTACCTAATAGTAACATTTGTTTTGATTCTAAAAAAAAGGAGTACCTAACAAATGAACCAAAAGGACAATGATCTCCACGAGGAGGAAATGTTACCTGGCACAGCATTACTTAGCACATGTTCTTGGTTTAGATGCTAATCTTTTTTTTGATTAAAGCAAAGCTTTATTACGCAGATACTTTGGGCAAACATAGCAAGAAATTTTCATCACAAAGAAAATAAACGTGCAGCCGAGGAGTAATGTCACATCGGCCAACTGGACGAAGCCAGCACCTACCAACCGCCTATAAAAACTCCACGCCGCGCTCCCCTCGGAAAGCAGAGCATTCCCACGCCATCATCGCACCAAAAGCAGAACATCCTCAGCCGGCGAGAGCGATGGCCAAATGCGGCAAGATCCAGAGCATCGTCCGCCTCCAGCGGACGCTGCGGCGGTGGCGGtcccgggccgcggcggcgccggTGCCGTCGGGGCACGTGGCGGTGTGCGTGGGCGGCGAGTCGCGGCGGTTCATGGTGCGCGCGGCGCACCTCAACCACCCCGTGTTCCGGGAGCTGCTCCGGCAGTCGGAGGAGGAGTACGGCTTCCCGTCCACCCCCGGCCCCGTGGCGCTCCCCTGCTGCGATGAGGACCGCTTCCTGGACGTCCTCCGCCGCGTGTCCTCCGAGGACCGCCGAGGCCGCTCGGTCTGCTGCCGCGTGCCGGTCGTCACCAGCCGCGACGTCGCGGCCCGGCCGTTGCTGCAGGGGATGGCAGTGGAGAAGCTCGTGTGGTGACCGCTCGATCGAGGCCGCAAAACTAGCCCTGGCGCACTGGCGCTTTTGTTCCGGCGGAGGCGGCTGTTGTGTTGCACGCCGAAAAGATGGGAGCATCTCGCGTGCCTGCCGCTGCCGAGAAGACCGACTGGTCGATCCCGCGTACACAACAAGCGATGGCACATCTGTGCTCCCATGCCCCGGCGTTAGGAAGGGGTTCGGAGCCGCCGCGTACACAAAAAGCAACCGTGGAGGGGCGAGGGCGCCGCCGCGGATTCGGCGCCGAAGGGGTTCAGGAGCGGCCTCCGCAGAGGCGGGCGTGCGCGCCGCGCGGAAGATGTGGCCGCCAGGGACTGCATGTGCTTTTGTGGACCCCGTGGGACCCACCTCTATTTGCTTTTTGAACAAACGATCCCGGGTGCAAGTAACACGAATGGCACTGCGAATATATTTCAGACTTCATCACTCTACTAATTGATCGAACAAAGCGACAATTTTTTGGGATTGTTTTCTCTGTAACTAGCCTACTCGTCTGTGCAACTCCTTGCCGAGGCACACGAGTAAATTAATAAAGATTGATTGATTGTTCTTGTTGTAGTATTTTTTTTCGAGAATACGTGTATCATTGCATTGATAGAAGAAGTTAGAATGAGTACAACAGGTGGTACAACACATGACACGGATGCGAGGGGCGTGAACATGGAGAGGCATAAGATGCTCGACCCAATCAAAGAAGAACACAACTAAACTCACCGACCAGAGAAGCAATCCAACCAACAACTAGATGAACAAAAGCTCCGAATCTAGCACCGAGGACGCCGCGAGCAAGCAAGacaacgccttcaagaaggagaaCGACACTGAGATGTCATCGTCACGCGATCCTGAAATTCGAACCTAGGGTTTCTCCTGATGCTCGAAGAGCGGCATAGAAAAACGGCCATGGCAGCTGTTGGGGagcgtagtaatttcaaaaaagaaaatcctacgcacacgcaagaacatggtgatgcatagcaacgagaggggagagtgtgtccacgtaccctcgtagaccgaaagcggaagcgttagcacaacgcggttgatgtagtcgtacgtcttcacgatccgaccgatcaagtaccgaacgttcggcacctccgagttctgcacacgttcagctcgatgacgtccctcgaactccgatccagccgagctttgagggagagttccgtcagcacgacggcgtggtgacgatgatgatgttctaccgacgcagggcttcgcctaagcaccgctacaatattatcgaggtggactatggtggaggggggcaccacacacggctaagagatcaatgatcaattgttgtcttCAAGGGGtccccccctccccgtatataaaggagtggaggagggggagggccggccctctctatgcgcgccctaggaggagtcctactcccaccgggagtaggattccccccttccaagtagtaggagtaggagtcaaggaaaggggagagagaagagaaggaaggagggggcgcagcccctccacctagtccaattcggactaggccttggggggggggggggcgcagcctctcctcctctctttcccctaaagcccaataaggcccatatactccccggcgaattcccgtaactctccggtactccaaaaatacccgaatcactcagaacctttccgatgtccgaatatagtcgtccaatatatcgatctttacgtctcgaccatttcgagactcctcgtcatgtccccggtctcatccgggactccgaactaccttcggtacatcaaaacacataaactcgtaatataaccgtcatcgaactttaagcgtgcggaccctacgggttcgagaactatgtagacatgaccgagacacgtctccggtcaataaccaatagcggaatctggatgctcatattggctcccacatattctacgaagatctttatcggtcaaaccgtataacaacatacgttgtttcctttgtcatcggtatgttacttgcccgagattcgatcgtcggtatctcaatacctagtccaatctcgttaccggcaagtctctttactcgttccgtaatacatcatcccgcaactaactcattagttgcaatgcttgcaaggcttaagtgatgtgcattaccgagtgggcctagagatacctctccgacaatcggagtgacaaatcctaatctcgaaatatgccaacccaacaagtaccttcggagacacctgtagagcacctttataatcacccagttacgttgtgacgtttggtagcacacaaagtgttcctccggtaaacgggagttgcataatctcatagtcattggaacatgtataagtcatgaagaaagcaatagaaacatactaaacgatcgagtgctaagctaacggaatgggtcaagtcaatcacatcattctcctaatgatgtgatcccgttaatcaaatgacaactcatgtctatggttaggaaacataaccatctttaattaacgagctagtcaagtagaggcatactagtgacactatgtttgtctatgtattcacacatgtattatgtttccagttaatacaattctagcatgaataataaacatttatcatgaaataaggaaataaataataactttattattgcctctagggcatattttcttcagtctcccacttgcactagagttaataatctagttcacaatgctatgtgatttaacaccaatagttcacaacgccatgtgatttaacaccaatagttcacatcaccatgtgattaacacccatagttcacatcgtcatgtgaccaacacccaaaggctttactagagtcaataatctagttcacatcgctatgtgattaacacccaaagagtactaaggtgtgatcatgttttgcttgtgagagaagtttagtctacggatctgccacattcagatccgtatgtattttgcaaatttctatgtcaacaatgctctacacggagctactctagctaattgctcccactttcaatatgtatccagattgagacttagagtcatctggatcagtgtcaaaatttgcatctacgtaatcctttacgacgaaccttttgtcacctccataattgagaaacatatccttattccactaaggataattttgaccgttgtccagtgatctactcctagatcactattgtactcccttgctaaattcagtgtagggtatacaatagatctggtacacagcatggcatactttatagaaactatggctgaggcatagggaatgactttcattctctttctatctgctgccgtggtcgggctttgagtcttacccaatttcacaccttgtaacacaagtaagaactctttctttgactgttccattttgaactactttaaaatcttgtcaaggtatgtactcattgaaaaaacttatcaaacgtcttgatctatctctatagatcttgatgctcaatatgtaagcagcttcaccgaggtctttatttgaaaaactcctttcaaatactcctttatgctttccagaaaattctacattattttcgatcaacaatatgtcattcatatatacttatcagaaatgttgtagtgctcccactcactttcttgtaaatacaggcttcaccgcaagtctgtataaaactatatgctttgatcaactcatcaaagtgtacattccaactccgagatgcttgcaccagtccatagatggatcgctggagcttgcacattttgttaacacctttaggatcgacaaaaccttctggttgcatcatatacaactcttctttaagaaatccattaaggaatgtagttttgacatccatttgccagatttcataaaatgtggcaatttgctaacatgattcgaacagacttaagcatcgctatgagtgagaaaatctcatcgtagtcaacaccttgaactttgtcaaaacctttttcgacaagtctagctttgtagatagtaacactactatcggcgtccgtcttcctcttgaagatccatttattttctatggcttgccgatcatcgggcaggtcaaccaaagtccacactttgttctcatacatggatcccatctcagatttcatggcctcaagccatttcgtggaatctgggctcatcatcgcttcctcatagttcataggttcgtcatggtcaagtaacatgacctccagaacaggattaacgtaccactctggtgcggatctcactctggtagacctatgaggtttggtagtaacttgatctgaagttacatgatcatcatcattagcttcctcactaattggtgtaggagtcacaagaacagatttctgtgatgaactactttccaataagggagcaggtacagttacctcatcaagttctactttcctcccattcacttctttcgagagaaactccttagctagaaaggatccattcttagcaatgaatatcttgccttcggatctgtgatagaaggtgtacccaactgtatcctttgggtatcctatgaagacacatttctccgatttgggtttgagcttatcaggatgaaactttttcttataagcatcgcaaccccaaactttaagaaacgacaactttggtttcttgccaaaccacagttcatacggtgtcgtctcaacggatttagatggtgccctttttaacgtgaatgcagctgtctctaatgcataaccccaaaactatagtggtaaatcggtaagaaacatcatagattgcactatatccaataaagtacggttatgacgttcggacataccattatgctgtggtgttccaggtggcacaaatttgtgaaactattccacattgttttaattgaagaccaaactcgtaactcaaatatttgtctccgcgatcagatcgtagaaactttattttattgtcacgatgattttccacttcactctgtaattctttgaacttttcaaatgtttcagacttatgtttcatcaagtagatatacccatatctgctcaaatcatctgtgaaggtcagaaaataacgatacccgctgcgagcatcaacattcattggaccacatacatcagtatgtatgattttcaacaaatctgttgctcgctccattgttccggagaacggcgttttagtcatcttgcccaagaggcatggatcgcaagcatcaagtgattccaaaatcccatcagcatggagtttcttcatgtgctttacaccaatatgacctaaacagcagtgccacaaataagttgcactatcattattaactttgcatcttttggcttcaatattatgaatatgtgtatcactacgatcgagattcaacgaaccattttcattgggtgtgtaaccatataaggttttattcttgtaaacagaacaacaattattctctaacttaaatgaataaccgtattgcaataaacatgatcaaatcatattcatgctcaacgcaaacaccaaataacacttatttaggttcaacactaatcccggaagtatagggagtgtatgatgatgatcatatcaatcttggaactacttccaacacacatcgtcacctcgcccttaactagtttttgttcattctgcaattcccgtttcgagttactactcttagcaactgaaccagtatcaaataccgaggggttgctacgaacactagtaaaatacacatcaataatctgtatatcaaatatacctttgttcattttgccatccttcttatccgccaaaaacttggggcagttccgcttccagtgaccagtccctttgcagtagaagcacttagtctcaggcttaggtccagacttgggcttcttcacttgagcagcaacttgcttgccgttcctttttgaagttccccttcttccctttgcccttttcttgaaactagtggtcttgtcaaccatcaacacttgatgcttttcttgatttctaccttcgtcgatttcagcatcacgaagagcttggaatcgtttccgttatcccttgcatattatagttcatcacgaagttctagtaacttgctgatagtgactagagaattctgtcaatcactatcttatctggaagattaactcccacttgattcaagtgattgtagtacccagacaatctgagcacatgctcactggttgagctattctcctccatcttgtaggcaaagtactgtcagaggtcttcatatctctcgacacgggcatgagtatgaaataccaatttcaactcttggaacatcttatatgctctgtggcgttcaaaacatttttgaagtcccggttctaagccgtaaagcatggtgcactaaactatcaagtagtcatcatatcgagcttgccaaacgttcataacgtctgcatctgctcctgcaatcggtctgtcacctagcggtgcatcaaggacacaatacttctatgcagcaatgaggataatcctcagatcacggatccaatccgcatcattgctactaacatctttcaacttagttttctctaggaacatatcaaaaataaaacaggggagctaaacgcgagctattgatccacacatagatatgctaatactaccaggactaagttcatgataaattaaagttcaattaatcatattacttaaaaactcccacttagatagacatccctctaatcatctaagtgatcacgtgatccaaatcaactaaaccatgtccgatcatcacgtgagatggagtagttttaatggtgaacatcactatgtttatcatatctactatatgattcacgctcgacctttcggtctcagtgttccgaggccatatctgcatatgctaggctcgtcaagtttaacttgagtattccgcgtgtgcaactgttttgcacccgttgtatttgaacgtagagcctatcacaccctatcatcacgtggtgtctcagcacgaagaactttcgcaacggtgcatactcagggagaacacttataccttgataatttagtgagagatcatcttataatgctaccgtcaatcaaagcaagataagatgcataaaagataaacatcacatgcaatcaataaaagtgatatgatatggccatcatcatcttgtgcttgtgatctccatcttcgaagcaccgtcatgatcaccatcgtcaccggcgcgacaccttgatctccatcgtagcatcgttgtcgtctcgccaacttatgcttctacgactatcgctaccgcttagtgataaagtaaagcattacagggcgattgcattgcatacaataaagcgacaaccatatggctcctgccagttgccgataactcggttacaaaacatgatcatctcatacaataaaatttagcatcatgccttgaccatatcacatcataacatgccctgcaaaaacaagttagacgtcctctactttgttgttgcaagttttacgtggctgctacgggctgcgcaagaaccgtttttacctacgcgtcaaaaccacaacgatagtttgtcaagttagtgctgttttaacct contains:
- the LOC109757691 gene encoding auxin-responsive protein SAUR23, translating into MAKCGKIQSIVRLQRTLRRWRSRAAAAPVPSGHVAVCVGGESRRFMVRAAHLNHPVFRELLRQSEEEYGFPSTPGPVALPCCDEDRFLDVLRRVSSEDRRGRSVCCRVPVVTSRDVAARPLLQGMAVEKLVW